The DNA segment GGGGCGATGTCCCGGGCACATGAGGGGAGGGCCGATGGTCGCAGAGCCGACGGTGAACGGTAAGGCGCCGGCACGGCGTCGTTCGCGGAGCGGGCGGCTGCCCGGCCGGCAGGACTGGTCGAGCTGGCCGCACTATCAGGCGGCCGCAGCGGGGTTCCGCGGTTACTGGTACCCGGTGGCGTTCTCGTCGCAGATCACCGGCAAGCCGACCGCGGTCACCCTGCTCGGCGAGCGCATCATGGTGATGCGCGACCGCGGGACCGTGTACGCCCTCAAGGACCGCTGCCCGCATCGCGGTGTGCCGCTCAGCTACGGCAACCAGCAGTTCCCCGGCACGGTCAGCTGCATCTACCACGGGTGGACGTTCGACCTGAAGACCGGCGACCTGGCCGCCGCGATCACCGACGGGCCGGCCTCGCCGATCTGCGGGAAGGTCACCCAGCCCACGTTCGAGACCGCGGAGCGGCTCGGCATGGTGTGGCTGTTCGTCGGCGACGGTGAGGAAGCGCCGCCGATCGACGACCAGCTGCCCGAGGAACTGCGCGACAACCCGGGCGTGGTCGGCGTGCGGATCCAGGCGCGCGAGGGCAACTGGCGCTTCGCCGCCGAAAACGGCTACGACGAGGGCCACGCGAAATACCTGCACCGGACGGCGCTGTGGCGGCTGTTCAAGGCGATGCCGGTGTACAACGACACCCGGATCGTGCGGCAGGGCCGCTGGCTCTATCGCGTGCAGGACAATCAGTACTGGGATGCCGACTTCCCCGGCCTCGGCAAGTGGACCGGCAAGGCGTGGTACAAGATCGACCCGTCGAAGACGAAGCCGGGCTCCGAGGCCAACCGCAACATCGGCAACACCGGCGGCGCGGCGAAGGTCAACGAGGTGATCGCCGCCCAGGACTTCCCGGGCTTCGTCTCGATCACCATGCCCGGCTTCCTGCGGGTCGCCTACCCGGGCTTCATCCACTACGAGTTCTACGTCCCGGTCGACGCCGACAATCATCTGTACGTCGGCGTGATGGTCAACTTCGGTAAAGGGCTCGCGACGCTGCCCTTCTATCCCAAGTACCTGGGCGCGATCCGATGGCTGTTCCACGGCCAGTTCTCCGGCCAGGACAAGTGGATGGTCGAAGTCACCGACGCCCCGCCGGAGCGCCTCTACCGCCCGGACGACGCCCTGCTCCAGTGGCGCAAGCTGGCGGAGGACCTCACCGAGGAACGGGCCGATCGGCTCACGGCCGAGGGCCTCACCCCGGAGGACGGCCAACCCGAGGTGACCAAGTAGTGGCCCGCATCGTCCTCGGCGTCGGCGCCTCCCA comes from the Actinoplanes sp. OR16 genome and includes:
- a CDS encoding Rieske 2Fe-2S domain-containing protein; this translates as MVAEPTVNGKAPARRRSRSGRLPGRQDWSSWPHYQAAAAGFRGYWYPVAFSSQITGKPTAVTLLGERIMVMRDRGTVYALKDRCPHRGVPLSYGNQQFPGTVSCIYHGWTFDLKTGDLAAAITDGPASPICGKVTQPTFETAERLGMVWLFVGDGEEAPPIDDQLPEELRDNPGVVGVRIQAREGNWRFAAENGYDEGHAKYLHRTALWRLFKAMPVYNDTRIVRQGRWLYRVQDNQYWDADFPGLGKWTGKAWYKIDPSKTKPGSEANRNIGNTGGAAKVNEVIAAQDFPGFVSITMPGFLRVAYPGFIHYEFYVPVDADNHLYVGVMVNFGKGLATLPFYPKYLGAIRWLFHGQFSGQDKWMVEVTDAPPERLYRPDDALLQWRKLAEDLTEERADRLTAEGLTPEDGQPEVTK